The sequence ATTTCTGTACCTTGTTCGATATACGCTGGCTTTTTGTTCATCGTAAGTAATCTTGGACTTGAAATTACTTCTGCCCTCGATTCCGATTGCAGTGCAGAAAGCTCCAAATCAAGCAAAGTTGAAGAGCTCAGTTTGGCAATTTGAAATGCAATGCTAGAGGCATTCTCCGACGTGCTACCAAGATTAACATTTAGATAGTCACTAATATCGGTTTCGGTTGAACCATCAACCCTTAATTCATTACCAGATATCCCATCGATTGATCCACCTATGGTCAAATTGTTATTTTTTGATGATATTCCCCAACGAACGCCAAGCTCTTCTATATCTCCCTCATTGATGATGGCTATTCTTGCTTCAATTTGTACCTGTCGAACTGGAACATCGAGTCGACGGATGATCTCCATAATCTCCTTTAGGTTTTCTGGTTGCTCTTTCAAAATTATTGTATTGGTTCTTTCATCAAAGGCTAAGCTTCCTTGCTCGCTAAGTAATCTTCGGCCACTATTTTTTTCCAGCAATTGAGCAATACTGCTTGCATCCGTGAAGCGCAATGTAATGTACTCAGTTTGAAGCGGGTCAAGGGCATTAATTTCTTTAGGGTTAAATTCTACGGGACGACTATTAAAGCGCTTGGCTTCAACTTCACTATTACTCTTAATCGAAGTCGATTGGATAATGTCAGAGGTTGAAAAAGGGTCTCGTTCTTTATTAAAGCGATAGCTCTCTAAGGTATTCTCAACCTTAATAGCATTCATTTTGGTTTCTTCAGCACTTGCTTTCGCTAAGTAATGGACTTGAGTACCGATTACCAGTAACCCCAAAAGTAAATAGCGCTTATATTCGTTCATTGCTACTTTCCTTTGACCTATGTAGGAATGTAAATGCTGTGATTGTAGCTTTCAGCACCTCACTATTATTTTGTCTCTTTTTCAAATTGAAATTATCAAGAATGACAACGTTTGGTAGTTCAGTTATCGCTTGTGAAAAGAAAATGAAGTCCCTGTATTGCCCTCTTAATTCAATATCAATTGGTATCCTATCTAAGAAACTAAAAGGCTCTTTTTTACCCCATCGGATGTGAACAATTTCGATATTTTTCTGTTTGGAAATTTGAGTAATGGAGGCGATCAATGAAGTAAGAGATTCTTCTAATAAAAGAGTATTTAAAAATTCTTTTAATTGTCTGCTCTGACTTTCAATGCGCTGAATTAAAGGCGGTATTGCTTCTAATTGTTTATTTTTAAGGGCAATCGTTATTTCTGTTTCAGCATTGAGGGCCTCTATATTTTCAAGTTGATTCATTTTGGGTAGCACCAAAAGCCAACAGGTCACAGCTTGAACAAGAATAGAAATAAGAACGAGCAATAAAGCCTGAGAATAGAATGGCCAACGCACTATATCCTCTAAATCTAGCTGCAATAGTTTATTAATATGACCATTCTGATCTACTTCCCCACTACTACTCACTGAAACAACCCTGTTCATAACAGACGAAACGACAAAGAAAAATCATGCAAATCAGGTCGTTGACTATTTGACGTAATAGAATCAATTTCAACTTTAGAGATCGCTGCATCGTTTTTCAGTACATCAGCAAAGGTGTTTATAAATCTCATATCGGTACTTGTGCCTGTTAGCACTATTTTGCTACCGAGAATATTCAGTTCATTTAAAAACAGATCATTTGGAACCAGTGAAGGCAATAAACTTAGTGTATTAACGACAACGTATTTACTTTGCTGTATCTGTAAAATTGTATTGATATTTTCACTAGAAATTTGTTGCTGTTTCTGCAAATTGGCAAGTTCAACCAACCCTTTATTAAGCAGAATATGGGCCTCTTCGGTCTGTTGAAGTAACAATCGGCTATCAAGTATTACAGACTGATAATGTCGGTAGACGTAAATTTGAACCAACAGAGTGAAAACCGCCGTCAGTAACGCCAATTTAAGAAAACGCCTTTTAAGCTCTCGCCTTTCTTCCTCTCTCCATGGAAACAAATTAATTCGGTTCATCATTGTGCCTTTCTCCAGATATCGAAACCAACCGCTATCCCAATTGCTTTTTCAAATCCAATAGGGAACGTTTCATCTTTATGAAAACCAAGAACGTCATAGATAGCTAAAGGAGATACCTCTATTTTTCTCGGGGAGGACGTGACAGGAAAGTCGAGCTTTTCTAGTTGTTGAGCTATCGATATACAGAGGTTATCTACATTACTATCTTCAGTGCTCAACCAGACCTTACATACGTCGATTCCATCTTGGTATATGAGATTAGCATCGAGCTGCTTTAACAGATTTTTTCCAAGTTGCTGAAGAAAAATTTCACTACCGAGTTCTTCCAAGGCAGATAAACCTGCAGATAAGGTTTTAACGTAGGGAGCAGAGTCTTGATTTTGACAACAAAAGATTGTAGTTGTCTCTGCAACATAAAGTAAAAAGTGCTTAATTTTTACCTCATGGCCCAACTTGTTTACTTTCGAGCAATTAAATCTTGCATATTTCGACGGTTTTTCAAGTAAACACAATAACGATATTAAACTTTGAGATTCACTGTTGATGAAAACAGGTTTAAACGCTGCTTTTCTCAAGGCGCTCACTCTACTTTCAATCAGCTCACGGGGAGTGGCATAAACCCTATATTGAGAGGTTGATGACTTCGTTGTATTTTTGTCATCGATTTTTAGAAAATCAATGCAAAGATCTTGTATAGGTATAGACGATTGCATAGATAATGCTTGCTCAATAGAATATTGAATCTCTGTCGCCGATAAGTTCGAATCAATTGAAATTTCGCTAGTAAATACAGCATTATCTGGAATAACAACGGCCACTTGGGTACAAAATCTAGGCAGCTTCTTCTTAAGAATTTGAAGTTTCTTAACAATTTCTTGATAATTAAGCTGATTATTATCAGAAAATAGAGCACTTTTAGTAATGATTTCTTGATAAGACTTTAGAATAACTCGCTTATTATTTAGACTTAGTACTGCGGCTTTCACATACCAAGTACCAATATCAATACCTATAATCAGTGACTCGGCCATTTTTTATCTTGCTCCATTTATAGATTTTTCTTGGGTGAAAAAATAATTATGAGGCAGTAGCTAAATGCCATGTGCTAAGCTCTTGCCTTAATGTACTCGGATTCGTAACTAGACGACCTCAACCAATCAGGAAATTTTCGGTGAAGTTCATAAAGCGATTGCTCATACTTTCAGTGATTTGCATCATTCTTGGAGTGACTACAATCATTGGCTTCTATTTTTACTTGAAGCCTCAACTCCCAGATGTAGCGACATTAAAAGATGTTGAGCTTCAAACACCTATGCAGGTGTATAGTCAAGACAATAAGCTCATCGCACAATTTGGTGAAAAACGAAGAATTCCGCTTAGGCTGGAAGATATGCCTGAGGAGCTTATAGAAGCGATTATTGCAACGGAAGATAGTCGTTTTTATTCGCATTTTGGTATTGACCCGATAGGTATTACTCGTGCTGCTGTTGTCGTCATTATGTCTGGTTCAGCAAAGCAAGGTGCTAGTACTATTACTCAACAGCTTGCTCGAAATTTTTTCTTATCTAACGAGAAAAAACTGATTCGAAAAATCAAAGAAATGTTCATCGCATTCCATATCGAACAACTGCTTACGAAAGATGAAATACTAGAACTTTACCTAAACAAAATTTATTTGGGTCACCGTTCATACGGTGTCGGTGCAGCAGCACAAGTCTATTTTGGAAAAGATGCAAAAGATCTTTCGCTTGGTGAGGCAGCACTTATTGCAGGCTTACCTAAAGCACCCTCAACAATGAATCCTATCTACTCTATTGATCGTGCAACAACACGACGCAACGTTGTACTTTCTAGAATGCTTGCTGAAAATTACATCACACAAGATGAGTTAGACGCGGCTAAAAACGAAGAGCTGTCAGGAAAATCTTTTGGTGCTGAGATAGAGGTCAATGCCCCTTATATTGCAGAAATTGCTCGTGCGTGGATGCTAGACAAATATGGAGAGGATGCCTACACCTCTGGTATGAAGGTTTATACGTCCATTGACTCTAAGTTACAGAAAGCAGCACAAACAGCGGCTATCAATAACTTACTTACCTATGATGAAAGGCACGGTTATAGAGGAGCGGAACAAGAAGTTTGGACACAAGGTGCTGACGCTTTTACTGAAGACGAATTAACAAAGCACCTTAAGAGCCAGCCAAGCTATGGTGAACTAAGACCTGCCGTAGTGACTTCTGTAGATGAAAAAACAGCTCAAATTTATATTAAGAATCAAGGCTATTCAGAACTCTCTTGGGACGCGATGAAGTGGGCTAGAAAATTCATCACTGACGAAAGGCAGGGACCCGCCCCCAAGAAAGCTTCAGATATCTTAATTGCTGGCGAGCAAATCTGGGTGAGACCGCTCGCTGATGTTGTACCTGAATTCTCAAATGAAAACAGTGACGAAGAAACCTCTATACAGGAACACACTTGGAAGCTAAGTCAGGTTCCTAATGCCAACACTGCTTTTGTTGCTATCAATCCAAACGATGGTGCCGTTATATCCTTAGTGGGTGGATTCAACTTTGTGCACAGTAAATTTAACCGAGCAACACAATCGGTTCGTCAGGTTGGCTCCGGTATCAAACCATTTATCTACTCAGCCGCAATTAATGAAGGCCTGTCGTTAGCCACTTTAATCAATGATGCCCCGATTAATCAATGGGATGCCGCAGGCGGTACTGCTTGGCGTCCGAAAAACTCACCACCCACGTACGTTGGACCCGCTCGCATGCGCCTTGGTTTAGCTCAATCTAAAAACGTAATGGCCGTAAGAGTACTTCGTTCTGTTGGACTAGAAGATACCCGTAACTTCTTAGCTCGATTTGGTTTTGAGTTGGATGAGTTACCTAAATCTGAAACCATAGCACTTGGTGCTGGTAGCCTAACACCAATCAAATTAGCGCAAGGATATTCTGTTTTCGCTAACGGTGGTTATTACGTAGAGCCTTATTACATATCTAAAATAGAAGGCCCTTTCGGTGACTTAGTCTATCAAGTAGAACCAACTACCGTATGTAAACGCGATTGTGGTGAACAATCCGTCGAAATTACAAACGTAGAGGCTACTGACTCAGAATTTAATGAAGTCGATATCATCGACGAAGAACAACAACACAAATTCGCCCCTCAGGTCATAACGGAACAAAATGCATTTTTGGTCAGAGAAATGCTGTATAGCAACGTTTGGGGTGGAGGGGACTGGTCTAAAGGTACTGGCTGGAACGGAACAGGATTTAGAGCTCAGAAGTTAAAAAGAAGGGATATTGGGGGTAAAACAGGCACAACCAACGATTCTAAGGATGCTTGGTATAACGGCTATGGCCCCGGAATTGTCGCTACAGCGTGGGTTGGTTTCGACAACCATAACCGAAAATTAGGTCGCACGAGTAAAAATACGAACCTAAAAAATAACGAACAAGCACCAGGTGGCGAAGCGGGCGCTAAGACAGCTCAACCAGCGTGGATAGACTTTATGAAAGTGGCACTAGAAAATGTCCCACAAGAACAAAAGTCCATCCCACCGAATATTGTGCGCATTCGTATTGATAGAGATTCTGGGCTTTTGACCAAAAAATCTGGTTCGACTTCTCTGTTTGAATATTTCGAAAAAGGAACAGAGCCTAAAGAGTATATTGAAGAGTCCAATAGGGACGAATTGGATATCTACTCTGCCCAAGGTGAAGCGGGTGAGGAGGAGTCCCTCTTCTAACCATATCTCAAAAACAGAACATCAAAAAAGGAAGCTTTTCGCTTCCTTTTTTGATCGCATCATTCATATACTTGGTAATAATCCCGTATTGGTTAACATTCTTTCACAAAAGAACAAAACCTCATGTCATTGTATTTTATTTGTCATATTTGTTAACAACTAATTAACCGCATGACTTAATCTATAATCTACCTACAAAGTATTACACATAAAAACCTTCGGTAAAATCACCAAATAATGAATAAGAATTATTAACAATAAAGCCTCTACCCCTTTAGAATAGTACGCTCACCGTAAAAACCCTACATAGTGCAAGTTTTTTATACTCGTGTATTCATATGTCCTTGTAAGTTGATTCAGATCAAGCTCCGTATTTATCAAAATCATTACATTCTACTAACTTTTATTATATTAACAAACACTAATAAACTAAAGATAAAAGCGAACACGTTATCACTACCTACACATAAAATAACGAAGGATGGTCTGAAATGGATGGCTACGATCTACTCGAATACAATGGAGTATCCCGTCGCTCCTTTATGAAATTCTGTGCCGGCCTTGCTGCCACCATGGGTATAACACAGGCAAATGCAGCCCAAACCGTTGCGGATGCGATAACCCAATCTAAACGACCACCTGTTATCTGGATTGGCGCGCAAGAATGTACTGGATGTACAGAGTCTCTATTACGTTCAACTCACCCAACGATTGAAAATTTAATTTTAAATATGATCTCTTTGGAATATCACGAAGTACTCTCTGCTGCTGCCGGACATAAAGTAGAAGAAAATAAACATCATGCGATGGAAAAATACAAAGGTGAATATGTCTTAGTGGTCGATGGGTCAATTCCAATAAAAGATGGTGGCGTATACTGCATGGTTGCAGGAAAGCCTATTGTAGAACATATTAAAGAAGCAGCTGAAGGTGCTGCTGCAATTATTGCGATTGGCTCTTGCTCTTCTTGGGGTGGTGTTGCTTCCATTGGCGTCAATCCTACCGAAGCAAAATCATTACAAGAGATCCTTCCAGGTAAAACCATTGTAAATATTCCAGGCTGCCCTCCAAACCCACACAATTTTTTAGCCACTGTTGCTCATCTTCTTACTTTTAGCAAACTGCCGGCTTTAGATGAAAAAAATCGACCTACCTTTGCCTATGGCCGACTTATCCATGAAAACTGCGAACGCCGCCCCCATTTTGACGCAGGCCGATTTGCAATTGAATTTGGTGACCAAGGCCATAGAGATGGATGGTGCCTTTATAAGCTTGGCTGTAAAGGGCCAGAAACCTACGGTAACTGCTCGACACTAGAGTTCTGCGATGTGGGGGGTGGTATTTGGCCTGTAGGTATTGGGCACCCATGTATCGGCTGTAACGAAAAAGATGTTGGGTTCACCAAAGGTATCCATCAACTCGCCAACGTTCGGCTTCCAACACCACCAGCCGCACTCCCTGAAGTGGGTACGCAGGTTGGTGAATCCGCATCTCCTGGGGCTTCAGCTTTGTTAGGTGGTATTGCCGGTTTAGCGGCGGGTATCAGTGTTATGACCGTACGTGAACTAACTCGTCAGCACAAAGATACAAAACCAGAAAGTAACGAGGAGGCATAATGGACCGCCGGGACTTTTTGAAATTATCCGCCTGTGGTGCGGTTATCGCCACTACCAGTTGCCCAAGTGTTGCAAGGGAGTCGCATAAACCCTCTCCTGAAGCCGTGGGAATGCTTTACGACGCAACACTCTGTATTGGTTGTCAGGCTTGTGTAGTGAAGTGTAAAGACGTTAACCATATGGAACCAAATCCAAATGGTGACGCCCAGTGGGAACAAAACAGCCACTTATCACCTTATGCTCTCAATGTTATCCGTAAATATAGCCATGGTGATGCCAGCGAAAAAGATGTTGAAATAAACGGTTTTTCCTACATCAAACGTCAATGTATGCACTGTGTTGACCCAAACTGTGTCTCTGTTTGCCCCGTATCCGCAATGCAAAAAGATCCCGTTACCGGGATAGTAACCAACAACCCTGATGTTTGTACTGGTTGCCGTTACTGCATGGTCGCATGTCCATTTAATATTCCGAAATACGAATACCATGACCCATTCGGTCAATTACAAAAATGCCAGTTATGCAATCAAAAAGGGGTTGAGCGTATTGACCAAGGGTTACTACCGGGATGCGTTGAGGTATGCCCTACTGGTGCCATTCTATTTGGTGATTATGACGAATTATTAGTCGAAGCTAAAAAAAGATTAGAGCTACCGATCGGTGAAGACTACGAGTATCCACGTGAAAGGATAGATGCCGGTTTAAATCACGTTAAAGCCGTACCGAAATATCATCAACACCTTTATGGCGAAACAGAAGGGGGTGGTACTCA is a genomic window of Vibrio algarum containing:
- the hybO gene encoding hydrogenase 2 small subunit, giving the protein MDGYDLLEYNGVSRRSFMKFCAGLAATMGITQANAAQTVADAITQSKRPPVIWIGAQECTGCTESLLRSTHPTIENLILNMISLEYHEVLSAAAGHKVEENKHHAMEKYKGEYVLVVDGSIPIKDGGVYCMVAGKPIVEHIKEAAEGAAAIIAIGSCSSWGGVASIGVNPTEAKSLQEILPGKTIVNIPGCPPNPHNFLATVAHLLTFSKLPALDEKNRPTFAYGRLIHENCERRPHFDAGRFAIEFGDQGHRDGWCLYKLGCKGPETYGNCSTLEFCDVGGGIWPVGIGHPCIGCNEKDVGFTKGIHQLANVRLPTPPAALPEVGTQVGESASPGASALLGGIAGLAAGISVMTVRELTRQHKDTKPESNEEA
- a CDS encoding PilN domain-containing protein: MMNRINLFPWREEERRELKRRFLKLALLTAVFTLLVQIYVYRHYQSVILDSRLLLQQTEEAHILLNKGLVELANLQKQQQISSENINTILQIQQSKYVVVNTLSLLPSLVPNDLFLNELNILGSKIVLTGTSTDMRFINTFADVLKNDAAISKVEIDSITSNSQRPDLHDFSLSFRLL
- a CDS encoding penicillin-binding protein 1A, which produces MKFIKRLLILSVICIILGVTTIIGFYFYLKPQLPDVATLKDVELQTPMQVYSQDNKLIAQFGEKRRIPLRLEDMPEELIEAIIATEDSRFYSHFGIDPIGITRAAVVVIMSGSAKQGASTITQQLARNFFLSNEKKLIRKIKEMFIAFHIEQLLTKDEILELYLNKIYLGHRSYGVGAAAQVYFGKDAKDLSLGEAALIAGLPKAPSTMNPIYSIDRATTRRNVVLSRMLAENYITQDELDAAKNEELSGKSFGAEIEVNAPYIAEIARAWMLDKYGEDAYTSGMKVYTSIDSKLQKAAQTAAINNLLTYDERHGYRGAEQEVWTQGADAFTEDELTKHLKSQPSYGELRPAVVTSVDEKTAQIYIKNQGYSELSWDAMKWARKFITDERQGPAPKKASDILIAGEQIWVRPLADVVPEFSNENSDEETSIQEHTWKLSQVPNANTAFVAINPNDGAVISLVGGFNFVHSKFNRATQSVRQVGSGIKPFIYSAAINEGLSLATLINDAPINQWDAAGGTAWRPKNSPPTYVGPARMRLGLAQSKNVMAVRVLRSVGLEDTRNFLARFGFELDELPKSETIALGAGSLTPIKLAQGYSVFANGGYYVEPYYISKIEGPFGDLVYQVEPTTVCKRDCGEQSVEITNVEATDSEFNEVDIIDEEQQHKFAPQVITEQNAFLVREMLYSNVWGGGDWSKGTGWNGTGFRAQKLKRRDIGGKTGTTNDSKDAWYNGYGPGIVATAWVGFDNHNRKLGRTSKNTNLKNNEQAPGGEAGAKTAQPAWIDFMKVALENVPQEQKSIPPNIVRIRIDRDSGLLTKKSGSTSLFEYFEKGTEPKEYIEESNRDELDIYSAQGEAGEEESLF
- a CDS encoding type IV pilus inner membrane component PilO; its protein translation is MSSSGEVDQNGHINKLLQLDLEDIVRWPFYSQALLLVLISILVQAVTCWLLVLPKMNQLENIEALNAETEITIALKNKQLEAIPPLIQRIESQSRQLKEFLNTLLLEESLTSLIASITQISKQKNIEIVHIRWGKKEPFSFLDRIPIDIELRGQYRDFIFFSQAITELPNVVILDNFNLKKRQNNSEVLKATITAFTFLHRSKESSNERI
- the pilM gene encoding pilus assembly protein PilM, with the translated sequence MAESLIIGIDIGTWYVKAAVLSLNNKRVILKSYQEIITKSALFSDNNQLNYQEIVKKLQILKKKLPRFCTQVAVVIPDNAVFTSEISIDSNLSATEIQYSIEQALSMQSSIPIQDLCIDFLKIDDKNTTKSSTSQYRVYATPRELIESRVSALRKAAFKPVFINSESQSLISLLCLLEKPSKYARFNCSKVNKLGHEVKIKHFLLYVAETTTIFCCQNQDSAPYVKTLSAGLSALEELGSEIFLQQLGKNLLKQLDANLIYQDGIDVCKVWLSTEDSNVDNLCISIAQQLEKLDFPVTSSPRKIEVSPLAIYDVLGFHKDETFPIGFEKAIGIAVGFDIWRKAQ
- the hybA gene encoding hydrogenase 2 operon protein HybA — translated: MDRRDFLKLSACGAVIATTSCPSVARESHKPSPEAVGMLYDATLCIGCQACVVKCKDVNHMEPNPNGDAQWEQNSHLSPYALNVIRKYSHGDASEKDVEINGFSYIKRQCMHCVDPNCVSVCPVSAMQKDPVTGIVTNNPDVCTGCRYCMVACPFNIPKYEYHDPFGQLQKCQLCNQKGVERIDQGLLPGCVEVCPTGAILFGDYDELLVEAKKRLELPIGEDYEYPRERIDAGLNHVKAVPKYHQHLYGETEGGGTQVLVLSGIPQEKLDFPDMPELSYGARSENVQHTMYQGMMLPFAAFMGLMYATRKNMYPLDDKEKSKDKVTDKEDNHE